Proteins encoded by one window of Tunturibacter psychrotolerans:
- a CDS encoding ThuA domain-containing protein, translated as MPRLRNFHFAALLMLEFFSIAPSRSQSAAPVRYRMIALAEAGNGLHQGFVDAALEFLEKTGAKEGFAVDYIRTTDPITDDYLAQHKLFVQLNYPPYRWTPVAEAAFKKAMELGTIGYIGFHHATLLGKFDGFEMSPFFYDFMGRIQFKSYIPEFATGTVHVEAPKHPVMKGLPKSFVIENDEWYTYDRSPRPNVHVLANVDEGSYQPAREVKMGDHPVVWSNEHYKARNVYFQFGHHGELLGNANFQELFLNAIHWAAE; from the coding sequence ATGCCACGTCTCCGCAACTTCCATTTCGCTGCGCTTCTGATGCTGGAGTTCTTTTCGATAGCGCCCTCGCGCTCACAATCCGCAGCGCCGGTTCGGTACCGCATGATCGCGCTGGCGGAGGCCGGCAATGGGCTGCACCAAGGCTTTGTGGATGCCGCGCTCGAGTTCCTGGAGAAGACGGGAGCGAAGGAAGGTTTCGCGGTGGACTATATTCGCACGACAGATCCGATCACGGATGATTATCTGGCGCAGCACAAGCTGTTCGTGCAGTTGAATTATCCGCCGTACCGGTGGACACCGGTGGCAGAGGCCGCGTTCAAGAAGGCGATGGAGCTAGGAACGATCGGCTATATCGGGTTTCATCATGCGACCCTGCTGGGGAAGTTCGACGGGTTCGAGATGTCGCCGTTCTTTTACGACTTCATGGGCCGGATCCAGTTCAAGAGCTATATTCCGGAGTTTGCGACGGGCACGGTTCATGTGGAGGCTCCGAAGCATCCGGTGATGAAGGGACTTCCGAAGAGCTTTGTGATCGAGAACGACGAGTGGTACACGTACGACCGGTCTCCGCGGCCGAATGTGCATGTGCTGGCAAACGTGGATGAAGGCAGTTATCAGCCGGCGCGTGAGGTAAAGATGGGGGATCACCCGGTCGTGTGGAGTAATGAACACTACAAGGCCCGGAACGTCTACTTCCAGTTCGGCCATCATGGAGAGCTGCTGGGCAACGCGAACTTCCAAGAGCTGTTTCTGAATGCAATTCACTGGGCGGCGGAATGA
- a CDS encoding ThuA domain-containing protein: MRIYLRAAAILVIAFAVMSSAHAQNAPFRVLAFWTTEGEVDHSDFARQAIEFFTEAAVRDHFEFRATTDWKEMNPETLAKTQVVVWLNGQPDTSEERAAFERYMSNGGAWLGTHVSGYNDRSTTWRWFVDFLGGAVFFANNWPPLPATLHVDDPTHPVVKGLPRSFVAPANEWYVWKPSARANPAVKVLVTLDPSNYPLGFKDRLLSGDCPLVWTNKKFRMLYLNIGHGDKVLSTPEIRTLFENSLLWLGRPQN, encoded by the coding sequence ATGCGCATATATCTGAGAGCGGCTGCAATTCTTGTCATCGCATTTGCGGTGATGTCGAGCGCACACGCGCAAAATGCACCGTTCCGCGTACTCGCGTTCTGGACTACGGAGGGCGAGGTGGATCACTCGGACTTTGCACGCCAGGCGATTGAGTTCTTTACCGAGGCTGCGGTGCGCGACCACTTCGAGTTTCGAGCAACCACAGACTGGAAGGAGATGAACCCGGAGACTTTGGCGAAGACGCAAGTGGTGGTGTGGCTGAACGGACAACCTGACACTTCGGAGGAACGCGCGGCGTTCGAGAGATATATGAGCAATGGGGGTGCATGGCTGGGAACCCACGTCTCGGGCTATAACGACCGCAGCACGACGTGGCGCTGGTTTGTGGACTTCTTGGGCGGGGCGGTGTTCTTCGCGAACAACTGGCCTCCCCTTCCTGCAACGCTCCACGTTGATGACCCGACACATCCGGTAGTGAAGGGATTACCGCGCAGCTTTGTGGCGCCTGCGAACGAGTGGTATGTGTGGAAGCCCTCCGCGCGGGCGAATCCCGCTGTGAAGGTGTTGGTGACGCTGGATCCTTCGAACTATCCGCTGGGTTTCAAGGATCGTCTGCTCTCGGGGGATTGCCCGCTGGTATGGACAAATAAGAAATTCAGGATGTTGTATCTGAACATTGGCCACGGCGACAAGGTGCTGAGCACTCCAGAGATACGCACGCTCTTCGAGAACTCGCTGTTGTGGCTGGGCAGGCCGCAGAATTAG
- a CDS encoding ABC transporter permease: MLKEWLTRLRFLMNSKSHNEIDEELQFHLEQQIQANIAAGMTPLESRRQAVIAFGGMERTRQQSHEQRPGYLAKTLLQDVRYSIRGFRRNPIFTITIVATLMLGIGATSAVFSVVDRILFRPLPYANDGRIVSLGLVQPLETQEFLLSGFYYDWRSKQKVFASMTSESASTGECDLTEGTPMQLDCPSVEGNFLSTLGVSPVLGRSFLSEEARPGGPRAVLISYGLWNSRFNLDPGILNRTIRIDGAPTRVIGVLPKDFEMPRLQAADILFPLSVDEAADRVANGGFGTPRRVFATLNPESTVQQADTALQPLFQQSRNQIPSEIRSDFHLKVRSLRDRQMQDVRLTAWVLLGAAFAVLLIACANVASLLMARGAARQRELAVRSALGASRARLASQALIESLLLSMAGAVAGCVLAQGLLHVFIVIAPSNIPYLSMVHLDLRIVGFTVILSILCGVFFGLAVALQRPEGRMLSGRTRTSVSSASVRQWLVVAQISASMVLLAVALLLVRSYRNLEDQNLGIRADNTVTARITLGEHSYPTPQSELDFFQRLTARLRFSPGISLVSISDSVPPAENQFSGRFQEIAIEGRPLYPPGTGGVVAKRRVSPEYFNALDIPIVQGEGFRDEDMTSTRRPIILSKRLASLLFPNECPIGHRLRFDRLMASNPWSTIVGVSADVKNSGLANEDVPEFYLLRRNLPEDWRAGGVWGRTSVVVVRSSLLPEKTALLVRSQVAALDPTLPIDIATLSERVSKLADQPKFQSLLMSFFASTGFALALIGLYGVIAFLVAQRTHEIGVRLALGADRSDIVRLVIRRSLRLIILGTVLGVMLALLATRLLANLLFGVRVHDPATFGVAAVLLVLVALIATLVPARTASRVDPTVALRCE; encoded by the coding sequence ATGCTCAAAGAATGGCTAACTCGTCTTCGATTCCTGATGAATTCCAAGTCTCATAATGAGATCGACGAAGAACTGCAGTTTCACCTTGAGCAGCAGATTCAAGCAAATATTGCCGCAGGCATGACGCCGCTTGAATCTCGCCGGCAGGCGGTTATAGCGTTCGGAGGAATGGAGCGGACACGACAGCAATCCCATGAGCAACGGCCCGGTTATCTCGCCAAGACGCTACTTCAAGATGTTCGTTACAGCATCCGCGGCTTCCGTCGCAATCCTATCTTTACCATCACCATTGTCGCAACTCTCATGCTTGGCATTGGAGCGACCAGTGCAGTCTTCAGTGTGGTCGACCGCATCCTGTTCCGCCCACTACCTTATGCGAATGATGGACGAATCGTTTCTCTAGGTCTGGTTCAACCGCTCGAGACCCAGGAATTCCTACTTAGCGGGTTTTACTATGACTGGCGCAGCAAGCAGAAAGTCTTCGCGTCGATGACATCCGAAAGCGCGAGCACGGGGGAGTGTGACCTGACCGAAGGCACACCCATGCAACTCGATTGTCCGTCTGTCGAAGGAAATTTCTTGTCCACACTCGGCGTTTCGCCCGTGCTCGGACGCAGTTTCCTGTCTGAAGAGGCCCGACCCGGTGGTCCTAGAGCGGTTCTTATCTCATACGGCTTATGGAATAGTCGGTTCAACCTCGATCCAGGAATCCTGAACAGGACCATCAGGATTGATGGTGCACCCACCCGTGTCATCGGAGTACTTCCTAAAGACTTCGAGATGCCTCGACTACAGGCGGCCGATATTTTGTTTCCCCTTTCTGTCGACGAGGCGGCTGATCGAGTAGCCAATGGCGGATTCGGCACTCCACGCAGAGTCTTCGCCACGCTCAACCCTGAATCTACTGTTCAGCAAGCTGATACCGCCTTGCAGCCACTCTTCCAGCAGAGCAGGAACCAAATTCCGTCAGAGATCCGTTCTGATTTCCATCTTAAGGTTCGTTCGCTGCGCGACCGCCAGATGCAGGACGTGCGCCTTACAGCATGGGTCCTGCTCGGTGCCGCGTTTGCTGTGTTGCTCATCGCATGCGCCAACGTCGCGAGCCTGTTGATGGCACGGGGTGCTGCGCGTCAGCGCGAACTTGCAGTCCGCTCTGCCCTCGGGGCCAGTCGGGCCAGACTGGCGAGCCAGGCGCTTATCGAATCTCTTCTACTCTCAATGGCTGGAGCGGTTGCGGGCTGCGTGCTTGCGCAAGGACTTCTTCATGTCTTCATTGTCATAGCCCCGTCAAACATCCCATATCTAAGTATGGTTCACTTGGATCTTCGAATCGTTGGGTTTACTGTCATCCTTTCAATTCTGTGCGGCGTCTTCTTCGGTCTTGCGGTTGCTCTTCAGAGGCCGGAGGGCCGAATGCTGAGTGGACGCACCCGTACCTCCGTCTCTAGCGCCAGCGTGCGCCAGTGGCTCGTTGTCGCGCAAATCTCAGCAAGCATGGTCCTGCTCGCGGTGGCCCTCCTATTGGTACGGAGTTACCGCAATCTCGAAGATCAAAACCTAGGCATTCGCGCCGACAACACCGTCACGGCCAGAATTACGCTGGGAGAGCACAGCTACCCCACACCGCAAAGCGAGCTCGACTTTTTTCAACGTCTGACTGCTCGGCTTCGGTTCAGTCCGGGCATCAGTTTGGTCTCAATCAGCGACTCTGTCCCACCAGCAGAGAATCAGTTCAGTGGGCGTTTTCAGGAGATTGCTATCGAAGGAAGACCGCTCTATCCTCCCGGTACTGGTGGTGTTGTTGCAAAGCGCAGGGTTTCACCCGAGTACTTCAACGCACTCGATATCCCCATCGTGCAGGGTGAAGGCTTCCGCGATGAGGACATGACCTCGACTCGTCGCCCCATCATCCTGAGCAAACGTCTAGCCTCGTTGCTATTCCCGAATGAGTGTCCTATTGGTCACCGCTTGCGCTTCGACCGACTCATGGCCTCAAACCCATGGAGCACCATCGTAGGGGTCTCGGCAGACGTCAAAAACAGCGGCCTCGCCAACGAAGATGTTCCGGAGTTCTATTTGTTACGAAGGAATCTTCCGGAAGACTGGAGAGCCGGTGGCGTCTGGGGCCGAACCTCCGTCGTAGTCGTTCGCAGCTCATTGCTGCCGGAAAAGACCGCGCTCTTGGTTCGCTCTCAGGTTGCGGCTCTCGATCCAACTCTGCCAATCGACATCGCCACCCTGAGCGAACGAGTTAGCAAGCTCGCCGATCAACCAAAATTCCAATCCCTGCTCATGAGCTTCTTCGCCTCGACAGGTTTTGCTCTTGCACTCATAGGACTTTACGGAGTTATTGCTTTTCTGGTCGCACAACGAACTCACGAGATCGGCGTACGCCTGGCATTGGGAGCAGACAGGAGTGACATCGTGCGCCTGGTAATCAGACGAAGCCTGAGGTTGATTATCCTGGGGACAGTTCTTGGCGTTATGCTCGCCCTGCTGGCTACGCGCCTACTCGCAAATCTTTTGTTCGGCGTCCGTGTTCACGATCCAGCCACATTTGGTGTTGCCGCGGTGCTATTGGTACTGGTTGCGCTAATAGCGACGCTGGTTCCCGCCCGAACTGCGAGCAGAGTAGATCCAACGGTCGCCTTGCGGTGTGAATGA
- a CDS encoding PadR family transcriptional regulator has product MSPSTDLLQGTLDLLVLRTLALEPMHGWGIAQRIQQVSRDALQIGQGSLYPALHRLEYKGWVLAEWRASENNRRAKFYSLTRTGRRQLEAELKDWERVSTAIALVLK; this is encoded by the coding sequence GTGTCGCCATCTACTGATCTACTCCAAGGAACGTTAGATTTGCTTGTCTTAAGGACTCTTGCCCTGGAGCCGATGCATGGATGGGGTATAGCCCAGCGCATTCAGCAGGTTTCCAGGGATGCACTGCAGATTGGACAAGGATCACTGTATCCGGCGCTCCATCGGTTGGAATACAAGGGATGGGTTCTGGCGGAGTGGCGGGCATCAGAAAACAACCGCAGAGCCAAGTTCTACTCGTTGACGCGAACAGGTCGAAGGCAGCTAGAAGCCGAACTGAAAGATTGGGAACGAGTCTCGACAGCAATCGCTCTGGTACTCAAGTAG
- a CDS encoding PEP-CTERM sorting domain-containing protein — translation MRKALFALPLFASALILPRTANADTTDLFTITGDSNTYTFTLPQQFTFPVEYHLVTVPAPTTTGTINGVGGQTFNVHFYTGIGNTGDSLSFDQVGVLAGPTLISFVSSTGNTDTAAIDPGSYRLIDYAHSITGPDYYDLAITPETTPPTPPAVPEPSTLILLSTGALALLLATRITPPTS, via the coding sequence ATGCGCAAAGCTCTCTTCGCACTCCCGCTCTTCGCCTCTGCCCTGATCCTCCCCCGCACCGCCAATGCCGACACCACCGACCTCTTCACCATCACCGGCGACTCCAACACCTACACCTTCACCCTTCCGCAACAGTTCACCTTCCCAGTCGAATACCACCTCGTCACCGTCCCCGCCCCCACCACCACCGGAACCATCAACGGAGTCGGCGGCCAAACCTTCAATGTCCACTTCTACACCGGCATCGGCAACACAGGCGATAGTCTGAGCTTCGACCAGGTAGGTGTTCTCGCCGGTCCCACGCTCATCTCCTTCGTCTCCTCCACCGGCAATACCGACACCGCCGCCATCGACCCCGGCTCCTACCGCCTGATCGACTACGCCCACTCCATCACCGGCCCCGACTACTACGACCTCGCCATCACCCCCGAGACAACCCCGCCAACTCCTCCCGCCGTACCCGAGCCCTCCACCCTCATTCTCCTCAGCACAGGCGCTCTGGCTCTCCTCCTCGCCACTCGCATAACCCCACCCACCTCCTGA
- a CDS encoding PEP-CTERM sorting domain-containing protein (PEP-CTERM proteins occur, often in large numbers, in the proteomes of bacteria that also encode an exosortase, a predicted intramembrane cysteine proteinase. The presence of a PEP-CTERM domain at a protein's C-terminus predicts cleavage within the sorting domain, followed by covalent anchoring to some some component of the (usually Gram-negative) cell surface. Many PEP-CTERM proteins exhibit an unusual sequence composition that includes large numbers of potential glycosylation sites. Expression of one such protein has been shown restore the ability of a bacterium to form floc, a type of biofilm.) — translation MRKTLFAFAILASALSITLTAHADTIDDFVLTGNGETVTFSLPATGVYTLHQHFDSFSASGPGTIDGAPATVGATFYVPYFEIVQSAPDLTIDSNPQSNIPDLYGSIPYSWFVVPAEFPNPEDEGTFNVTFVPGTYQLQTGNTFFDHPFTPPLPFTLSITPETPIAPTPEPASLILLATGALGAITTLKRRKSMAP, via the coding sequence ATGCGCAAAACTCTCTTCGCCTTTGCAATCCTCGCCTCTGCCTTGTCCATCACCCTAACCGCCCACGCAGACACCATCGACGACTTCGTCCTCACCGGCAATGGCGAAACCGTCACCTTTTCCCTCCCTGCCACAGGGGTCTACACTCTCCATCAACACTTCGATAGCTTCTCCGCGAGCGGTCCCGGAACAATCGACGGAGCGCCTGCCACCGTAGGGGCCACATTTTACGTCCCGTATTTTGAAATCGTTCAGTCAGCTCCCGACCTGACCATCGACTCCAACCCGCAGTCAAACATTCCCGATCTGTATGGCTCCATACCCTACAGCTGGTTTGTTGTGCCCGCGGAATTTCCGAACCCTGAGGACGAGGGAACCTTCAACGTCACCTTTGTTCCGGGAACCTATCAACTTCAAACTGGAAACACCTTCTTCGACCACCCCTTCACTCCACCGCTTCCGTTCACCCTTAGCATCACTCCGGAGACCCCAATCGCTCCCACCCCCGAACCCGCCAGTCTCATTCTGCTCGCCACCGGCGCCCTCGGAGCAATCACCACGCTCAAACGCCGTAAATCCATGGCACCCTAA
- a CDS encoding tautomerase family protein, protein MPFARIDLLKGKTAEYRAIMADVVYQGIVDVLKAPDGDRFVVIGEHTPDNLIYDPKFLGWNRSTDFMLIQVTSTVGNNKESKLAFYRYIADELKSKLSVRPDDIMINMVFVDRSDWSFGNGEPWV, encoded by the coding sequence ATGCCGTTTGCTCGTATCGATCTGCTTAAAGGAAAGACTGCGGAGTATCGCGCCATTATGGCCGACGTCGTGTACCAGGGGATCGTCGATGTCCTGAAGGCGCCGGACGGCGACCGCTTCGTCGTCATCGGCGAGCATACCCCCGACAATTTGATTTACGACCCTAAATTCCTCGGTTGGAATCGATCGACTGACTTCATGTTGATACAAGTGACCAGCACTGTCGGAAATAACAAGGAATCGAAGCTTGCGTTCTACCGATATATCGCCGACGAACTGAAGAGCAAGCTATCCGTGCGCCCTGATGACATTATGATCAACATGGTCTTCGTTGATCGCTCGGATTGGTCATTCGGCAATGGGGAGCCGTGGGTTTAG
- a CDS encoding tautomerase family protein — protein MGHPPDVVYKGIVDVLKAPDGDRFIVIGEHTPDNLIYDPKFLGWNRSTDFMLIQVTSTVGNNKESKLAFYRYIADELKSKLSVRPDDIMINMVFVDRSDWSFGNGDPWV, from the coding sequence GTGGGCCACCCGCCCGACGTCGTGTACAAGGGGATCGTCGATGTCCTGAAGGCGCCGGACGGCGACCGCTTCATCGTCATCGGCGAGCATACCCCCGACAATTTGATTTACGACCCTAAATTCCTCGGTTGGAATCGATCGACTGATTTCATGTTGATCCAAGTGACCAGCACTGTCGGAAATAACAAGGAGTCGAAGCTTGCCTTCTACCGGTATATCGCCGACGAACTCAAGAGCAAGCTATCCGTGCGCCCTGATGACATCATGATCAACATGGTTTTCGTTGACCGCTCGGATTGGTCATTCGGCAATGGCGATCCGTGGGTTTAG